Proteins from a single region of Fibrobacter sp. UWH6:
- a CDS encoding AzlD domain-containing protein: MNLKLYFMYLAVMAVVTYLLRAVPFVLLKSKLKSPFWRSFLAYVPYTVLAAMTVPAIFYSTDSKLSGACALVAAVVASLFGAGLVGVAVVACVTVLGVDGLLLFL, translated from the coding sequence ATGAACTTGAAGCTATACTTTATGTATCTGGCGGTGATGGCTGTGGTGACGTACCTTTTGCGCGCCGTTCCCTTTGTGCTGCTGAAGTCAAAATTGAAGAGCCCGTTCTGGCGTTCCTTTTTGGCTTATGTGCCTTACACGGTTCTTGCGGCCATGACTGTCCCTGCCATATTCTATTCAACCGATAGCAAACTTTCTGGCGCCTGCGCTCTTGTGGCTGCCGTGGTGGCTTCCTTGTTTGGCGCGGGTCTTGTTGGCGTTGCCGTGGTGGCTTGTGTTACGGTTCTTGGTGTAGACGGCCTTTTATTGTTTTTATAA